CCGTCGTGAATTACTCGATGCCGCTCGGCCTGACGCACATTATGGCCGAAGGCCACCATTACGGACCCGGTCCGTGGGTGGACAAGCTCGGCCGCGCCGACTGGACCTCCGTTTATTATCACAAGGCCGACGAGAAAGGCCTCGGCTTCGACCGCACCGCCACCGGCTCCAACGCCCTCGCCCAATACGCGCCCGAATGGCAGAAACTCTGGGGCAATGTCGAGACCTGCCCCGAGAACCTCCTGCTCTGGTTTCACCACGTGTCGTGGGACCACAAGATGAAGTCAGGTCGCACGCTCTGGGATGAACTCTGCCTCCGCTACCAGCAGGGCGTGGACGAGGTTCGCGCGCTCCGCCGCGACTGGGATTCGCTCAAGGGCCGCATCGACGAAGAACGCTTCACGCACGTCGCGCAGCGCCTCGCCCGCCAGGAGAAGGAGGCCATCAACTGGCGCGACTCATGCCTGCTCTACTTCCAGCAGTTCTCTAAGCGCCCGCTCCCCACCGGCGTCGAACCCGCCACTCACCCGCTCGAACACTACAAGCAGATCCTGCGCAACATGCCCGGTTTCTGACCGCATGTTCCGCAGCATCGGCCCGAATGCCTTAGAACGCGTCTAAAAAGCCTCCTGAGTTTGTCATTCTGAGCCGGGCGAAGAATCCATCAGGAGTATCGCCCCCCTGAAAACGCCTCGTTAATCCAACTGGATTCTTCGCTACGCTCAGAATGACAGACCTTTTTGGACGCCCTCTTAGCGGAAAGAACCCCGTGAGGTTTCTCTATAGTGTAACCCCACCTTAATCCCCATGCGTGCCATCTCGGCGTATATTCATCTCCCCCACAACTTCGTTCGGATAATCATCGTTGCACTGCTGCTGGTCGTGACCGCGGCAGGCGCTGATAGCGGTAGGAAGCACTTCGATCTGCCGGGGGGGGCGGCACCGGATATACTCAAGAGCTTTGCGAAACAGGCCGGACATGAGATCATGTTCTCAGACGAAGTGGTCGGCTCCGTAAAGACCAACACGGTGAAGGGCGAGTTCACTCCGAAGGAAGCCTTGGACCTGCTGCTGGCCGACACTGGACTGATCGCGTCGCAGGACACGAGGACAGGGGCCTTTGCGGTGAGGCGCGGGATGCCTAACCCGAATGCCGACCCAAACGGGGCAAGGGTGGCGTCAACCAGAAGCCAGGACGACCGCCCCGTTGAAACCAGTGGTTCGAAGGCGAAGGACGATATCGTGGTGCTTTCACCCTTCGAGGTGCGGGCGAGCGAGGACAAGGGTTATCATGCCGCCAACTCGGTCAGCGCGACGCGCGTCGCCGTGCAGATCAAGGATCTGCCGATGAACATCACCGCGCTGACCGACGAGTTCATCCGGGACCAGACGAGCTACGATCTCTACGACGTCGTGAAGTGGGCCGGCGTCCATCAGGACAACGTCTCGCAGAGCGGGTGGGTGCGCTGGAACCTGCGCGGTTTCACCAACACCGCCATCCAGCGCAACGGCATCACCACAAACTTTCGCTTCCTTGATCCCGCCAACATTGAGCGCGTCGAAATCGTGAACGGGCCGGCCTCGCTGCTCTACGGACAGTTGAATCCCGGTGGCATCATCAACTACATCACCAAACGGCCGCACCACAAGGCGGAGACCTCCCTCAGCGTTGCCGGCGGCAGCCACGCCTACAACCGGTTCCTGTTGGACACGACTGGCCCGCTGCCGGGCACAGATGGCAAGCTGCTCTACCGCGCGGTGGCGATGCGGGAAAACATCTCGCGCTTCTCCCAACTTGCCAAGGGGCACAAGCAGACGCTGGCCGCCGCCATGACCTGGCGCCCGACCCCGCGGATCACCTTCAATGCCGAGTTCGAGGAATTCCGCCGTGACGAGCCGAACACCCCCAGCTCGCTACTCATCGTCTACGTGAATGGCGTGGCCACGCTGCCTTATCCCGGTTTGCCTCGCAATTTCAGCTTCACCGGGCTTGGTGACTGGCAGGAATACGCCAGTCGCGCGTTCTCCGCCGACATGTCCGTCGCCCTCACCGAGGACATCCAACTCCGGGTCGCGTTCGAGCAGAGCAAGTTCCGGCAGGAGGATCGCATCACCGGGCAGGCTGGCACCGGTATCCTGTCACAAGCGGTCATTGATCAGTTTTATCCCCCGGGCACGCTTACGCCCAAGGATGCAATGTTCCGCCGCAACCGTTACGATCTGCAGGACGGCGACGAGCGCACCGGCCAGGTTGAACTCACTGGCAAGTTCCACCTCGGCGGCGTCCGCCTCACCCCCCTCATTGGCTACCGCAAGAACTTCCACACGGACACGCGGAATATTTTCAAAACCAACACGACCCTCGCGCCGTGGGACATGCGCAACCCGGCCACTTGGAACCGCATCGTGCCGTTCGGTCTGGATGCGCTCAACCTGAACTCCGACAGCAGCAGCTTTGCGGACAACGACTCCTATTATACGGTGCTGACCGCCGCGGCGTTCGATGAGCGGCTGCAAGTGCTCGCCGGCTACGGACGCTACAACGTCCACAGCTCGCCGGCCCGCAACAACATCACCGGTGTGCTGACTTCGCCGGACAGCAGCCGCTCCGCCAACGTGCCCCAGCTAGGAGCGCTGGTGCGGCTCACGCCGGGGGTTTCCGCTTTCGTTTCCTACAGCGAGTCTTTTCTCGCCAATACGGCGTTCCTGCGCGTCAACAGTGATGTGCGCACCGTCCCGGCCAAACCCTCGGTTGGCAAGGGCTATGAGGGTGGTTTCAAGGTGGAGTTGCTCGACGGTCGCGTCTCGGGCACCGTCACTTACTTTTCCACCAAGGCGAACCCCACCGCCGTGTTCGAGGTTTTCGGTGGCACCGCGCCCGACGGCCGCATGCTTTTCACGGACGTGCAGGGCGGATCCCAGAGAAGCAGCGGCATCGATGCTAACATGTTGTTGACGGTGGCCCCCGGAGCCCAGGTCTACATCAATTACAACCGCATCAAGGCCGTCTATGCAGAGCACCCCACCAATGCAGCCTTCAATGGCACCCGCTTGGTGGGCACGCCCGATGAGTCCTTCAACATCTGGGGCAAATACACGTTCGATGGCGGCGCGCTGAAGGGGTTCTTCTTCGGCGGCGGCGTCAGCTACGTGGGCAGCTTCGTCAGCCAAGCGAGCAATCCCGTTGTCAGCCGCATGCCGGGCTACACGACGTTTGACGCCATGGTCGGCACCAGTTTCACCGTCTTCCAGCATCCGTGGAAGGTGGACCTAACTGTGCGCAACGTCGGCGACAAGTTCTACTACGCCTCCGCCTCCAGCTTCGGCTCTCCCCGCCATGGCGTCGTCACGCTCAGCACCAAGTTCTGACGTGAAAGCAACCACAGCCACCCGGTCCGGTTTGGGCTTGCTGGGGAGCCTGCTGCTGGTGGCCGGGCTGACCGCCGCGGTCCCACGGGTCGCCGATCGAGACGTGCAAGCCATTGCAGACGGCTTTGCGGGCCGCCGGCTCGTGGCATTGGAAAGCATAATCCATGCGGAGCCCCCCGACAACCTGGGCGGCGGTTTTTTGGCGGACCAGATCAAGGCTCTCGCCCTGTTGCGGCAAGCCGAGCTGACCGGTGACCATACGCACGTGCCGGAGGCAAACGAGTTGCTGCTGCGATTTTGCCGCCAACTCGAGCAGCCCAACTGGTGGGGTCGGATTAACCATGGCGGCGGTCTGTTCGCGATGCGCGCGCTGATCACCTACGGTAACCGCCCCGACCTCCTCTTCCCGGCCACGGTCGCAAAGCTGCGCGATGGGCGTGAACCAGACGGACGTGTCATCCCCGGGCAATCCCTGAGGCACTTCCTGCCCGAGACCTGTTTCAACCGTCATATCCGCATCGGTCTCTACACGTGGCCGAAACCGTTCGAGGGAGCGGTGGGATACACCGAGAATCACCGACTGCAATACATGGTGCACGCCCTGTTGCTGTGCCAGATCTATGGTGACGAAACCTATACCCCGCCTGATGGTCCGCCCGCACCCCTGCGCAGCAAGCAGCCCGGGCAGCGGGATTTCTACGGCTATTGGCGGCAGGCCTTCTACGAATACCTCATCGGCTACCGGAAACCCCAAATCCCGATCGAGCCTTGGCAGTTCGAGGAATTCCGCCATTTCGACTGGGGCGTGACGGAGAAGGACGGGGCCACCTACTTGCACGTTTTTCTCGGTGATTTCTGGTTCCTGCGCGACCTTTCCGACGACCCTGTGCTGCGGACATACTGCGAAATGTTCATCGACCTCCTCCTTGCCGACTACGCTGAGGAAGCAATCCGCGGCGTCTATGCGGGGGCGCATGAGAACTCCGAGAAGCACACGAACCGCCTGCCGGGCCTCATGCACATTTTCAACCATCTGCTTTTTGACGACCTGCCCTACGTGCCCGCCGGACACGAATATTACGAGTGGGGAGCGTGGTCCTACCTGTCCTTGCTCACCACCGAATATCATCCCGGGCACCCCGACTTTCCCAAGGTGCTGATCGACTTGGCGGTAAACAAGCCCCGCGAGGGGTATCTTGTGCGCGAGGCGATCGCCGAGACCCGCGACGGACTACCGGGCAAACCGAAGGCGACTTGGGTCATGCCCGACCATGCACTCGGATTTGGAATCAAATCGTGGAACGGATGGGGCTACCACGCGGGAGGCGCCTATGTGGCCACACCGGGCGCGAAACTCGGCGACGTCGGGCTGGCCGTGATTCCCTTTGGTCTCAGTGACAACAACCAGTTCGACCTCAAATACAGCCTGATCTGCCCCATGCAGAGCGTGGTCGGGCGCGGGGCAGCCATCACCCAGAATGGCGTCGACCAGTTGCCCTCCAAGATATGGATCAAAGACGGCTTCACGGAAGATTTCCAATCCTTCCCTCCGTGGCTGTTCTTCTCCGCCCGCTCAAGCATCGGTCGCGAGGTATATCTTGCGATCCGCCCCGTCTTGGGCGGTTGGCAAGCTGATACGCCCCGGCAGCCTGGCACCACTATCCTCCAGTTCCGGGTGGCGCCGGGGGAAAGGCTGCCGGAGCTGGCCCACTCGAAGGTCCCGGCCGAGGGCTTGGGCCGGATCATCCGGTTCGAGCAGGCTTCCGACTTCCTCGTCTGGGAAATGGCCGACTCGGACCGCTTCACGTCTTTCGATGACTTCAAGCGCTCCGTCGTGGCGGCCTCCCTGTCGGTCGATGCCGAATCGGTCTCCTACACTTCGACCGCGGGCGAAAAATTGCGGTTTGATCGTTATGATTTCCGCCGGCACAGCGTGGACGGAAGGGTGATCGATTACGACGAATACCGTTACGTGATCCACAATCCGTGGGTGACTTGGCGCCAAGGAGCCAAGCGGGCCCGGATCGAACGCGGCGCGCGGGCGGCGGAATACGACTTCAATCCGGACGACTCCGGCATCTTTGTCGACCGCATGCCGGCCAAGACTGTTCGGCAATAGGAGGCGGCCGGGGGCCGCCGCGAGGACTTCTCGTGCGGGTGGGTGCCTCCTCCTTCGCCAAGGCCACGTAGGACAGGCCTTGTTCTTCAGGCGCCAAGGATCTTCTGGCGAAGATGCGTGCAACGGGCCTTTGATTCGACGTTGCGGACGGCCATGCCCCAGGCGGCGGGCTCGCCGACGACGAAGACCTTTTTCCGGCCGCGCGTGATGGCGGTGTAGATCAGGTTTCGCTGGAGCATCATGAAGTGGCCCTTGAGCAGCGGGATCACGACGACGGGATACTCGCTGCCCTGCGACTTGTGGATGCTGATGGCGTAGGCGAGCGCGACGTCGCCGAACTCGCCGCGCTCAAAGACGTGCTGCTCGCCGTCGAAGTCGGCGATGAGCGTGCCCTTCTGGAGGTCCGCGCTGACGACGGTGCCGATGTCGCCGTTGAAGAGGTTTTTGTCGTAGTTGTTTCGCAGCTGGATGAGCTTGTCGCCCGGGCGGTATTCGCCGCTGACGGTCTTGATGCCGCGGGCGTGGGGATTCAGCGCGGCTTGGAGCTGCGTGTTGAGGTTGGCGACCCCGGCCACGCCCTTGTGCATCGGCGCAAGCACCTGCACCTCGGCGATCGGATTGAACCAGTGGAGGTGTTGCGGGATGAACCGGGTGCACAGCTCGATCACTTTCGCGAGGCAGTCATCGGCGGAGGAGGCGGCGATGAAGTTGAGGTCGCTCCACGCCTGCGCCTTGCCGACTTCGCCCAGAATGGGCGGCGGCTGGCTGATGCCCTCGTTGATGGCGTGCGCGGTGGTGACGATGGCGCTCTCCTTGCCCTGGCGATAGACGAACTGGAGCCTCGTCACGGGAATGAGTGACGAGGCGGGAGACCGGAGACCG
This DNA window, taken from Oleiharenicola lentus, encodes the following:
- a CDS encoding TonB-dependent siderophore receptor, producing MFSDEVVGSVKTNTVKGEFTPKEALDLLLADTGLIASQDTRTGAFAVRRGMPNPNADPNGARVASTRSQDDRPVETSGSKAKDDIVVLSPFEVRASEDKGYHAANSVSATRVAVQIKDLPMNITALTDEFIRDQTSYDLYDVVKWAGVHQDNVSQSGWVRWNLRGFTNTAIQRNGITTNFRFLDPANIERVEIVNGPASLLYGQLNPGGIINYITKRPHHKAETSLSVAGGSHAYNRFLLDTTGPLPGTDGKLLYRAVAMRENISRFSQLAKGHKQTLAAAMTWRPTPRITFNAEFEEFRRDEPNTPSSLLIVYVNGVATLPYPGLPRNFSFTGLGDWQEYASRAFSADMSVALTEDIQLRVAFEQSKFRQEDRITGQAGTGILSQAVIDQFYPPGTLTPKDAMFRRNRYDLQDGDERTGQVELTGKFHLGGVRLTPLIGYRKNFHTDTRNIFKTNTTLAPWDMRNPATWNRIVPFGLDALNLNSDSSSFADNDSYYTVLTAAAFDERLQVLAGYGRYNVHSSPARNNITGVLTSPDSSRSANVPQLGALVRLTPGVSAFVSYSESFLANTAFLRVNSDVRTVPAKPSVGKGYEGGFKVELLDGRVSGTVTYFSTKANPTAVFEVFGGTAPDGRMLFTDVQGGSQRSSGIDANMLLTVAPGAQVYINYNRIKAVYAEHPTNAAFNGTRLVGTPDESFNIWGKYTFDGGALKGFFFGGGVSYVGSFVSQASNPVVSRMPGYTTFDAMVGTSFTVFQHPWKVDLTVRNVGDKFYYASASSFGSPRHGVVTLSTKF